The segment TAACCCGAATTTGCGGTCAAGGTTGGCGCAACACTGGCGATATTATTTATCTGTTAGGCTTGCCTCCCACTTTGCCTGCTACCTTGGGTGCTTCTGAATATTTAGCCAGCATTCATGGGATTATTGCCGGTAAACCGCCTCAAATAAATTTTGACCTCGAAAGACAAGTGCAAAATGCCTGCCGAGAAGGAATCCGTCAAGGTTGGGTGCGCTCGGCTCACGATTGTGCGGAGGGAGGTTTGGCAGTAGCTTTAGCAGAATGTTGTATTGGCGGTGAACTTGGTGCAGAAATTCATTTAGGAGAAAATACCACAAACGCTCGCCTTGATGAAATTTTATTTGGTGAAGGTGGAGCCCGAATTGTCGTTTCTGTCAACCCTCAAAACCAAAATCAATGGGAAAACTTTGTTGAAAATCAACTAGGCGAACATTGCTGCAAAATTGGAATTGTCGGTAAGTCGGAAGAAAATTTACGGGTTTTCACGGTGCCGGAATTACCCCTAATAAACGTTAGCATTACAGATATGGGAGAACGTTGGCACAATGCCATAGAACGCCGGTTAGCTTTATAGCGATGTAGAGACATTTCTAGGGGCGAGGTTCGCCAAAATCAATGATCCTTCATACGATATTGGTATCCCCGCCCCTCCCCTCTAGGCAAAAAAACGACAAAATTTATTACACCAAACATCTCCCTTGCGTTACCTTAGAGGTGGAATATTAAGAACCCCTTAAGACTTCCTTATGTCTCTGTTTAAAGAGACAAATTTAACTTTCATCCAATCACCCCCACCCCTTCCACTCATCCGACCTAAAGCATGACTTCCAATCATCTCCAATTCTCTGTTAGTGAAACTTCGTCAAAGGTTATGGCATCTAGTGTTGACTCTGCGGTTGCCAAAAATGCCGATGTAACGGATCATCTTTTATCGCGTCCTGATAAACCCGAAGAAGCTTGCGGCGTTTTTGGTATTTATGCACCCGATGAAGATGTGGCGAAGCTTACCTATTTTGGATTGTACGCTCTGCAACACCGAGGTCAAGAATCAGCGGGTATTGCCACCTTTGAGGGCGATCAAGTTCATCTTCACAAAGACATGGGGCTGGTTTCCCAAGTTTTCAACGAAGGAATTTTAAAAGAAATGCCTGGGCGTCTTGCCGTTGGGCACACTCGCTACTCTACCACCGGCTCAAGTCGTGTGGTTAATGCTCAACCGGCAGTCGTCAATACTCGTTTAGGATTTTTAGCATTAGCACATAATGGCAATCTTGTCAACACCGCTGAATTGCGAGAAGACTTATTACGTCAAAATTGCAACTTAGTCACTACCACAGATTCAGAGATGATTGCCTTTGCCATTGCCACCGAAGTTAATAGCGGTAAAGATTGGTTAGAAGGGGCAATAAGTGCGTTTCATAAATGCGCTGGGGCATTTAGTTTAACCATTGGCACACCGGCAGGTTTAATGGGAGTACGCGATCCTAATGGGATTCGTCCTTTGGTAATTGGGACACTAGGAAATAGCCCAATGCGGTATGTTTTGGCTTCAGAAACTTGTGGGTTGGATATTATTGGGGCAGAATATTTACGCGATGTCGAACCGGGTGAGGTGGTTTGGATTACGGAAGAAGGTTTAGCATCGTTTCATTGGAGTGCAAAACCAGAGCGCAAATTGTGTATTTTTGAAATGATTTATTTTGCGCGGCCTGATAGTGTGATGCACGATGAAACATTGTACAGCTATCGGTTGCGAATTGGGCGCCGGTTGGCAAAAGAATCTCCGGCTGAGGCGGATCTTGTGATTGCGGTTCCTGATTCTGGGGTGCCGGCGGCGATTGGTTTTTCCCAAGCTTCGGGAATTCCTTATGCAGAAGGGTTGATTAAAAACCGTTATGTGGGGCGGACTTTTATTCAACCAACGCAAATGATGCGGGAATCGGGAATTAAGATGAAATTAAATCCGCTCAAAGATGTTTTGGAAGGCAAGCGGATTATTATTGTGGATGATTCTATTGTGCGGGGAACAACGAGCCGCAAGATTGTTAAGGCTTTGCGGGATGCGGGAGCAAAAGAAGTTCACATGAGGATTTCTTCGCCGCCGGTGACGCATCCTTGTTTTTATGGCATTGATACAGACAGTCAAGATCAATTGATTGCGGCAACAAAATCGGTACAAGAAATTGCGGATCAAATTGGTGTTGATTCTTTGGCTTATTTAAGTTGGGAAGGAATGTTAGAAACAACCCAGGAAGATACAAATACTTTTTGCTCGGCTTGTTTCACCGGCGATTATCCGATTGGCATTCCCGAAACGATCAAACGCTCAAAATTGATGCTAGAAAAAACGGCTAAAGTGTAAGTCTCTAGTGGCGCGAAAGGGGTTAATTCCTTCCCAGGCTAATAACTTGGGAAGGGAATTAAGCAGAAATTTAATCTTTTTGTGCCACCGGCCCTAAATACTTGCATAAATAGGGAGAAAAAACCTCATAAATGAGAGTGAAAGGTTTACCGTGATGCCAGAATAAATAATGCCGACCCCAAAATGGCCCCGGAAAACCAAAACCGGCTTCTAGCGCCGCTGAGTTGCCGTAATAAATACCTTGCACATCTCGATAAAGTTCTGTGCGGAGTCGGGCTAAACTGGCCCAAATAGGAATAGAGCGATTTTGTAAATATTCATCAACATGGCTGGCTTCCCACCAGGAAGTAGCGTAAGCTAAACGCTGGCCTGATGCGTTGCGAAGCCAGACTTGACGGCGGACTCTGGGCCCCGGTACAGCTTGAATGAGGGCCGGTGCGCTGTCAGTATCATTGCCGATGGGTGACATATCAATGACATCGACTTCAGTGGGAGAACCCGTCAGCAGTTGCAGGTGACGAGTGGGGGAACCATCACCCAAGAGCAAAATCTGCCAAGGAGGAGCCAGTTGGCGGTGGGGCAAACCTTGCTGGATGTGGGTTTCTGTACCTTCCCATAAGGGGGTGAGCCGGTGCCAGGTGGTGTGTGTAGTGGTTGGTTGCCGGTTGAAGGTTGCAGTCAAGAGACTTCACAAAAGTTAACATCTTTTCAATAATAGCTTGTTAAGAAGCAGGCAGGATGCCTGCTCCAGTTAAGATTAAGAGCGTAATATAAAGGTTGCTTTTACTCAGAGAGGGGATAGAAAAGATTGCCTTGCCGGTACCACCCTTTAGAGGCGGGATCTTTTTGTTTGCTCCATTGGCGGAAGTATTCATCGCTTTGGGATGAAGCTTGAACAACAGATTCAGGAGTGACACCAAGCCGTCTGGCTAAGTCGTTGCGGGTTTGGGGACGTAATACGGGAGTTGGCGGTGTAACGGCGGGGCGTTTGCCCGGTGAGCGGTTTGATCCGTTGATAACGGCGGTTTCTAAAACTGCCATGCGCCGGCTTAGTTCCGCGAATTCCTCTTGTAACTGTTGGATGGCTTCGTTGTCGAGGTGTGCCGTTCCATCTGAGGGGCCGTCAAAAAATTGTTTTATGATCCTCACGAGAGCCGCACTTTCAGTGAGGGACTGTTTTTGCATATACTCTCGGAGTTTGCCGTGATAGTCGGGTGGCAAATACCCGACGATGCGAATATTTTGGGTAGCCATTGATCAGGGAGCGCGTCGGTGTCACTTTCTAGCATACTTTATTGTGACGGTCGTGGCATCTTTATCATTAAGAGCCGCTGGATTTCAAAAAAGCTTGTACTTCTGAATGCGTTGGTTGTGATGCAATAGCGCCGGCTTTTGTGGTAGTCAATGCACCGACTGCACTGGCATAATTTATGACTTGAGCCGAGATTGTTGGATCTTTTAAACAAGAAATTCCCTGTAAACAAAGCTGGTGAATAAATCCTGCCAAAAATCCATCGCCGGCGCCGGTGGTGTCTACAACTTCAACGGAAAACGCCGGCATTTTTCCTTCTTGTTCTCCCAAACAATAAGCGCATCCCCCAGAACCTGCTGTTACTAAAACTCCCTCCATAGAACTTAAACGATAATTAATAGCACCGGCATCGGTTGTATCAAATAACCATTCGGCTTCCTCTTGGGATAATTTTAAAAAATCAATGTGTTTTAATAAATCTAAAATCAGCGGTTTAGCCTCGCTGAGTTCCGGCCAAAAAACCGGCCTCCAATTGACATCTAAAACAATTTTAACATCATATCTGTTTGCCAATTTTAAGGCTTTATAAATTGCCTCTCGACTGTCGGGATAAGCTAATTCTAAAGTTCCTATAACTAAAAAATCTGCGTTTTCAAATAAAGCCAAGGGCAACTGGGAACCTTGTAAATAAGTATCGGCAAATTCGGTGGTTTGAAACTTGCCAAATCCTGCAAACTCGCGTTCGCCGGTGGAGGAGCGCACCACATAAACTTGCCTTGTCGGGGCGGTGGGATGACGTTGGATAGCGGTGGTATCCACGCCAATATTGCCTAATAGCTGCACAAGATCATCGCCAGAGGTATCCCCACCTACACACCCGATAAACGCCGCTGATGTGCCTAATTTTACTAGGGCTGAGGCAACATTGGCCGGTGCGCCGCCGGGGTAAGGAGTCCAAGACTCAACGGTTTCTAAAGATCGCCCTAACTGATCGGCCAGACAATCAAACAAAACTTCACCCAAACAGAGAACACGGGGACTGTTCATAAAATTTTCTCGCCTAAAAAAAAGTGGGTTATGCAATAAGCGTAACCCAAGCAGGTAGAGAATTTAGTTAAAAATTTGTGTTGAAATTAAGCCGGCACAGTGGCAAGCTGATTTTCTTGCCGCAGAAAAGTCTCAATATAGGGGTCAAGATTGCCATCCATGACATCGCTGATATCCGTAGTTTCCACACCGGTACGCAGATCCTTTACCATTTGATACGGGTGAAATACATAGTTGCGGATTTGGTTGCCCCAGGCAGCCTCTACCATATCTCCGCGAATTTCCGCAATTTCTTTAGCGCGTTGTTCACGGGCAATAATTAACAATTTTGCTTTCAAAATTGCCATTGCTTTTTCTTTATTTTGGAGTTGGCTGCGTTCTTCGGTGCAGCGCACAGCAAGGCCGGTAGGGGTGTGAACAATACGGACAGCAGTTTCAACTTTGTTGACATTTTGACCGCCTTTACCACCGGCACGGGATGTGGTAATTTCTAGGTCTTTTTCTGGGATATCGAGGGTTACGGAGGCATCCAAAATTGGCATTACTTCCACACCGGCAAAACTGGTTTGGCGTTTACCATTGGCATTAAAAGGCGAAATTCTAACGAGGCGGTGAGTGCCTTTTTCTGCTTTTAAATAACCATAGGCATAACGTCCGTCTATTTCCAAAGTTACGGATTTAATACCGGCCTCATCACCTTCGGAAATTTCGGCAATATGCACTTTATAACCGTGTTTTTCTCCCCAGCGAGTGTACATACGCATCAGCATTTCTGCCCAGTCTTGAGCATCGGTACCACCGGCGCCGGCATTGATGCTTAAAACGGCTCCACTTAGATCATAAGGGCCGGAGAGTAATTGCTCTAACTCCCAGCGGTCAAGCGATTGAGAGAGTTGTTTAAGATTAATTTCGGCTTCTTGGAGTAATGCTTGATCTGCTTCAAGTTCAAGCAATTCGACAACAGCTTTGGCGTCTTCTAAGGTAGCTTTCCACTCCTCGAACTGCTGTACATGAGACTTTAAGGAGTTGAGTTCTTGGAGAGATTTTTGGGCAGTTTCTTGATTTTCCCAGAAAGCCGGTTGTGCGGCTATTTGCTCTAAATCGTGAATTTTTGCCGTTAATGCCGGTAAGTCAAAGATAGTCCTGGGTAATACCCAGGCGCTCAGACAACAGTTCTGCTTGACGTTTTATTTCTAGGACATCCATTGTGATCGTTTCGTATTTTTTTTAGGCTACTTAATTAAGTTTAACGTTTATTGTCCTTTGTCAATAGTCAGAACGTTAATGGTGTTGAGTGATCGCTGGTGGCCTTGGGAAGGATGAGGGCTGGCCCATCTCCGTATTTCCCCGTAGAAGAGGAAAACGCCATGATAAGAAATTCCGTATAAAAACGATAGTAGTAATCTTTGTGCAACCGCAAAATAGGATTAAATCAAAAAAAAACTAATTACTGCATCTCGCCTGTCTGCTTATTCAATTTTTTGAAATTAAGGGGTTTATACCCGGAGGGTTTTGTAAGGATGGCAACTTTAACTTCTGTTCGCTCTCGTTGTTTAGAGCTTTTAATTTCTTACCACCGCAATCCGTCTATTGCCATTCGCAATCAACTGGTGCAAATGAATGCCGGTTTGGTACGCAAAATTGCTCACCGCGTCTGCCATCAGTGTGCGGAACCTTACGAAGATTTAGAACAAATTGGCTATCTGGGTTTAATTAGGGCTATCGAACGGTTTGATCCTTCTCAAGGATGTGCTTTCAGTTCGTTTGCTGTGCCTTATATTCGCGGTGAAATGCTGCATTTCTTGCGCGATAAAAGCAGTGCGGTAAAAATTCCGCGCCGGTGGCAAGATTTACAGCGCGAAGGTCAAAAAATTAAGGAAGAACTTACCAATAAACTTGGTTATACTCCTAACGAGGCGATGATTGCTCAAAAACTTGGTGTTTCTGTGCAAGAATGGCGCGAAAGTTTAATGGCTTCTCAAAATTCTACGCTTTTGAGTTTAGATGCTACTGTGGGTCAACAAGTTGATACGCCGATCACTTTGGGCGATACTTTGTTGGATACAAATTATCAAGCTTTGCAACGTTCGGAAGAAGAACGCCAACAATTGCAAAGTGCTTTGAGTCTGTTGGAAGAAAATACACGAGAAGTTATTGAGTCTGTTTTTCTCAATGAAATTCCTCGCAAAGATGTTGCTAAAACAATTGGCGTAAGTCCGATGACTGTGACTCGCCGGTTGCAAAAAGGTATTGATCAATTGGTGACGCTGATGGCTCCTCAAATTGCATAATTTAGCAATGGGAAATCTGGGAATTTAAGAAAAGGTGATTTATGAAAAAATTACTCAACCTAGACGGGGATTTGAATTGTGCGTAGTGTTGCGTTCGTCTATGCTGAGGGGCCCGGCACCGAAGGCGGCTATCATTAATAAGCCTCCTATTAAGCCTAGGTTTTTTAAGAACATAATTTCTTGGATGCGATTAGAAAAATCTGTATGAAAAATAAGGGTAGCAGGAATTAAAAAGCCAATTAAGGCTAAGGCTCCATAACGTGCTTTGAAACCAAACAAAACTGATAAACCACCGGCTACTAATACAATAATGGTGGGAATTAAGAGGATACCGGCGAGGGGAATGCCTTTTCCTGTCATGGTGTCTTGGGTGCCGGCGGGGTCTAGTATTTTATCGATGCCGGCTTTGATAAATATTGCGGAAAGAAAAATTCGGGCTAAGAGGGGTAGAAATTTTTGGATTTGGTTTTCCATTTTTGCCTCGCTTTTGGTTTTGGGTAGGTGGCTAAGCCCAGATAAAATCATTAAAATCATTATAAAGATTTTATTAAAGTTACACCACTCCGTCTCCGTATGATCAATAAACAGGCTCATATTTGCATTCTTGGGGGAGGGTTTGGGGGCGTTTTTACGGCGCTTTACCTCAAGGGTTTGGGGTGGCGTACTTCACCGCAAATCACGCTGATTGATGAAAAAGACCATTTTTTATTTACGCCGTTACTTTATGAACTGGTGACGGGTGAGTTAAAAACTTGGCAGCTTGCGCCTTTGTTTTCTAAGCTTTTGGGGGGTAGGGGTATTAATTTTAAGCAAGCAAGGGTAGAAAATGTTGATCTGCAAAATCGCTGTGTGACTCTCGATGATCAGACAATTTTGAGTTATGACCGGCTGGTGATTGCGACTGGTAAGGAAACGTTGCTGGATGTGGTAGCGGGTGCTGCTGAGTATGCGATTCCGTTTCGGAGTTTAGCAGATGTGCGGCGGTTGAGGGAGAGGTTGAGATTTTTAGAAACAAGTGAATTGACAAAAATTCGGGTGTGTATTGTGGGGGCCGGCCCGAATGGCGTAGAATTGGCTTGTAAATTGGCAGATCGTTTAAAAAGTCGGGGAGAGATTGTTTTAATTAGCCGGCATGACAAAATTCTGAAAAATTTTGCTTTGGCTACTCAAAAATCTGCGTTGAGATGTCTGGGTAGACGGGGTATTTTGTTGGAGTTGCAAAGTAGTGTGGAGTCTGTTGATAAAGATTTTATCACGGTGGTTAAGAATAATCAACGCTGTCTTCAAAAAGCTGATTTAGTGGTGTGGACAACCGGCACTAAAACGGCTGATTGGGTTAAAAATTTGAGCCAATATCAAATGCAGCAAAAGGAATTAATGGTGCTTCCGACTTTGCAATTAATGGAGTTTCCAGAGGTGTTCGCGTTGGGTGATATTGCGACTGCAAATGTTAGCAAGGATGCGGCACCGGCGACGGCGCAAGCGGCGTTTCAACAAGCGAAAGTTGCGGCAAAAAATATTCGTGCTTCTTTGATGGGGAAAAATTTACAAAAATTTCGTTACCGGCATTTGGGAGAAATGTTAACTTTGGGGATTGGGGTTTCGGCTATTTCGAGTTTTGGTGTACATTTTTCGGGACGGGTGGCCGGTGTTTTTCGCCAGTGGTTTTATTTGTTGAGAATGCCTACTTTCCGTCACCGTTTTAAGGTGGCTAAGGCTTGGATTTTACGGCTTATTTCTTCCCCCTAAAATTATCAAAATACTTTACCAAGGGCTACCAATCATGGTAAATCCTGACCAAAAGTAAGGATGGGATAAATCAAGGTTTTGTTGGATTTTAAAGCTTGTGGAAAGATTATTTTCGGAAGCATCTGTAGGCTGTAAATTTTTATTTTGAATACCCACTTGTCCGCGTAACATTGCTAGTTGTGCTTGTCGCAATGCTTCGGCTTTGATGGGTACATTTTCTAAGTTTTTATAAAATTCACTCATTAATCCTAATGTGCCTTGATCGCTGACATACCATAGAGATGCTAAAGCTGATTTTACACCTGTTCTTACTGCAAGGCCGGCAAATCCTAATTCGGCTTTTTCATCGCCTACAGCGGTACGACAGGCGCTTAAGACTAATAACTGAACTTGGGGTTGATTTAAGCGTAATTGCCGCAAATCATTGAGGGGTAATTGTTCATCCCATAACTGCATAAATGAATTGTGGATGTCGTCAGCTATAAACTCGGCGTGGGTGGCAAAGTGTACAATTTGATAGGGGTTGTTTTGGCGCTGAGTTTGGATATTTTCGCGGGTGAATCCTTCATTTAAAAATACTTTTCCGCCTTGTTGTTGGGTGATTATAGCGAGTTCCACCGGCACTGAAGGTAAGGGACTAAGAGTTTGAAATTCTGAGGCTCCCATTGCTAAAACTGGTGAGTTTTGGATGCTTTGATACCGGCTATCCATTAAGCTGACGGATGGTATTAATCCGATGCTGTATTTTTCGATTAAAAATTGCTTGCCATCATGTAAAGCTGCTATCGGTAATCCTCGTAAACCGCTATCCATACTGAATAAAATGTTGTTAATTTTTTGGTTTTGTAATTCTGCTTCTATGGGAGAAATCAACCATGTATAAAGTTGTTTAGAACTTGGTAAATAACTGTTATTTCGTCTTAGGGGATCGGTGAGGAATAGACGAAAATTTAAAACTGTGATTAAGAGGTTTTCTTTATCTACGCCTGGAATGGTGCGGCGCACCGGCTCGCCTTCTGGTGTAAATAAGATTAGTTCTAATTCATTGTCTAAAGTTGTAACGTAAATAATACCACTTCGGGTGCCGGTTGTGGCAGCTATTTTGCTAAGGATATTACGGATGTTGTCAGTGGTGACTGGTTGAGTAGCGATGTCTTGGCCAAAATAATTGGTGTATTCTTCGGTACGATTTCTTTCTATTTGTTCGATTATTTGGTTTGTGTTTGTGGCGATTTGATTGTTGTTTCGGTTGGGGTTTGCTAATCCATTTAAGAGGTTATTTGCGGTGTTATTGTTGGAATTTTCTACTTTTGATGCAAAGACTTTTTCTGGTTTTAATTCTGAGTTTTGGTTGTCTGTTTGAAGGATTGTGCTGTTTTGATTTCCGCGAGAAATTACGGTGCCGGTGGTGATGCCGGTTTTGGAAGAAAGTGCAATTTGACCGGCTTCTCCAAGGTTAGCAAGACTTTGAATATCACCTGTGTTAACTGCGCCTTCTCTGCTGGTAACGGTGATGTTTCCGCTGTTTTGTTCGCCTATAGAACTTATGTTGCCGGTGGTTACGTTTTGTGCGGCTTCTACTGTGATATTTCCGCTGTTTTGTTCAGTAGAAATTGAGGTGATGTTGTTGGTTGTGACTGTTCCTTGTTGACTGGTGACGCTAATATCTCCTGAGTCGGTTCTGCCAGATGAAAGAATGTTTCCTGTGGTGGTGTTTCCTTGGGCGGCAACGTTGATGTTTCCAGAATTTCCTTCGGTTGAAACTGAGGAAAGATTGCCAGCGGTTAGGGTGCCATTTTCGCTGGTTAGGCTGATATTTCCGCTGCCGGTGTTGCCTGTGGAATTTATATCGCCGGTTTGGATATTTCCACCGGCATTAATAGCGGCGTTACCAGAGTTGCCTTGTTGGGAAATTATGGAAATGTTGCCGGTGTTGGCATTGTTGCCGGCATTTACTGTGGCGTTACCAGAGTCTCCTTGTTGGGAAGTTGTGGAAATATTGCCGATGTTTGCATCGTTGCCGGCATTTACTGTGGCGTTACCAGAGTTTCCTTGTTGGGAAGTAATGGAAATGTTGCCGGTGTTTGCATTGTTGCCGGTATTAATAGTGGCGTTACCAGAGTTGCCTTGTTGGGAAGTAATGGAAATGTTGCCGGTGTTTGCATTGTTGCCGGCATTTACTGTAATATCGCCACCGCCGCTGTTGCTTGAAGTTAAAATGTTGTCGGTTTGAATGTTATTAACGGCATCAACAAGTATATTTCCAGCAGTTCCTTGATTGGCATTTGAGGAAATGATATCGGTTTTAATATCGCCGCCACTGTTAACCGTTACATTGCCAGAGTTAATATTTCCAGCAGTGCTGATGTTGCCGGCATTTATATCATTACCGGCAGTTACGGTGGTATTACCAGAAGTGCCGGTATTTGAAGTTGAAGAAACATCGCCGAGGTTGGCATTGTTGCCGGCAGCTACGGTGGTATTTCCGCTGTTGTCAGTTGCGTTGGAAGAAATATCACCGGCATTTATCTCGTTACCGGCAGTTACGGTGGTATTACCAGAGTTGCCGTCATTTGCAGTTGAAGAAACATTGCCGGTGTTGGCATTGTTGCCGGCATTAACGCTGACATCTCCGCTGTTGTTACCTCCGTTGGAAGAAACGTCGCCGGTATTCACATCTTCATCGGCATTTACTATTACATCGCCAGAGTTTCCATTGTTAGAATTAGAAGAAACTGTTGTGCTAAAAACATTATTGGCGGAATCTATGATAATATTTCCTGAACCTTGAGAACCAGAAGATGTGATATTAGTGGTGGTAATGTTGCCGGAAGTTGTGAAGGTATTAAGGGTTATATTCCCAGCGGTTCCATTGGGTGCGAGGGTTTCTATTGCGGAGGTGGTAATGGCACCATTGTTGCTAATAATTGATACGTTTCCGCTTTGAGTTGGCCCCTCTGTGCGGATATTATTGGTGTTAATATTGCCGGTGCTTTGTAAGGTCACATCTCCGCCAATGCCGATGTCAGAATACGAGAGGATATCTTGACTAGCATTGATAATTCCCCCACTGTTAATATTGACATTTCCTGCGCTAATATTGACATTTCCTGCGCGTAAATAACCGTACAAGGAAAGGCTGCCTGTCGTGATATTCCCAGCCGGTGCGCTTAGTGTGATATTGCCGCCATTTGCGTTGGAAGAAAAGGATGTTAAAGCCGGTGAGCCTTCATTATTGATAAGTGGGATATTTGTATTAATATTGCCGGTGTCACTGGTAAGGCTAATAGATCCCGCCGTCCCATCATCAGAACTATTATCTATCACACTTACTTGAATATCGCCACCGGCATGAAGGGCAACATCTCCTGTCTTTCCAAAGAAAGTATAAGACGATATACTATAACCGGAGGCATCAATTTTATCGCTGGCGGTAATGTTAATATTTCCCCCTCTGGTGGAGATGAAATTTGAAATATTAATGCTTCCATCTGTACTGGTGAGACTAATATTTCCGCTATTGCCCCTACTAAAATCTGTATTAATTGCTTCTGTGATATTAATATCGCCTGCCGCTTTTAAAGAAATATCTCCCTTTCTAAGGCTTCTAATTCCTTCTAAAGAATTAGATGCACCTCCTATAGTAATTCCTTGGGTGGGAGAATATAAAAATACTCCACCATAATCGGTTTTTGCTTCTAAGTTATTGATGTTAATTTGCAGGGGAGATGCCTCACTACCAATTCCTCCTACATTACGGGTTTCAAAAGTAGCTGTATTGGCATTAATTAAAGAATTGCTATCAGTTTGTAAAATATTGCCGCCATTGGCATTTATGCTAACACTACCAGTAGTATTTAAGTTGTTGAGGGTGATATTTCCTATCTCTCCCAAGTTACCGAGTTGGAGGTTAATATTACCACTACCGGCATTTAATGATGTGCCGGCTGCCATTGTGATATTTCCGGGGCCGGGATCTCGTCTTGTGAAGAAGAGAGCGTCATTATTTGCTAGTAAACTGATGTTTCCGGCAGCGGCAGAGGTGTCGATATTAGCATTGATATTAATGCTGCGACCGGCTCGTAATTCTAAGCTAGAAATCGTAGAACTAATAATGGGTTCGCTGATGGTAATATCATTATGAGCGCTTAAGGACACTTGGCCGGTGGCATTATTAATAGTGCTGGTATCGGAGCTAATATTTCCACTAGAAGTGTTAATAAATGGGTTGTCACTTCCACCATCTACCAGGTTAATATTTTGGTAAATATTACCTAACAAAATACTTCCTGTATTGGCATTTATCAATAGTTTACCGTGTTGTCCACTTGTTGAATAGGTATCAATTATCCCATTGCTTGTATCAACATTCCCGTTAATACTGGTAAGGGTAACATTTCCAGCAATAGTTTCAGCGTAGGTAATAATATTTCCTGTTTTGAGACTATTTTGAGCAGTAATACTGATGTTTCCAGACGCACCACTGCCAGACAAAGAATTAATTTCAATATTTGCTGCATCTATGCTACCTTGCTGGCTGGTAATATTGATATTGCCTCCTTGCAAGTTACCGTTAGACCAAAAATAGCTATAACCTGTAGTGTCACTATTAATGTCACCAGCAACGTTGACATTAATGTTACCCCCCTGGTTCGCCCATGAATAAGAGGAGATGTTTGTATTATTAATACCTCCATTCCTGCTTGTTAAATTTATATTTCCGCCGTTGCCCATAGAGGAGTTAGACGAGAAAGAACTATTATTTAGATCCCCAGCAACGTCAATGGAAATGGCACCGCTATTTCCTTCGTTTGCGCTGGTTGTTATATGGGTTGTCAAACTGCCATTGTTACTGTTAACAGTGATATTTCCGCCTGCTGAACCTTGAGTTGAAGATGAATCAATGGAAGCTGCATTAATATTTTCCCCTGCATTGATATTAATTTGTCCGCCATTTCCTAAAATAGAAGAAGCCTTTATTCCCCCTGTCTGAAGTGCTCCACCGGCATTAAGTGTAACTGTACCACCGGCACCGGCACCTTCTGAATAGCTGTTAATATTGGCAGTGGTAATATCACCGGCACCATTGCTGGTATTTAAATTAATTTCTCCGCCATTATTTACTGAACTTGTATCA is part of the Ancylothrix sp. D3o genome and harbors:
- a CDS encoding CHAT domain-containing protein, with protein sequence MNFVKSLFSTVTFTGTILATTAIFISPSFAQPITPSLDGTGTLITPHNNQINITGGTLSGDGANLFHSFTQFNLSENQIANFTSNPNILNILGRINGGNPSYINGLIQITGGNSNLFLMNPAGIMFGQNASLNVPASFTVTTATGIGFTNGFFNAFGNNNYTALVGTPSGFNFAVSQPGSIVNTGNLSLNPGNNLTLIGGNVINTGTLSSPGGNLTISSIPGNNSVKISQTGHLLSLEITPTTENTGINPLRLPQLLTGANFGEQANSLTVNEKGEVILSNNVKIPTTQPTSIASGNIDASSQTQGGTVNILGTNVAVIDAQINASGNYGAGTILIGGDYRGLGTVPNAFNTFVSKNSTINADSLSIGNGGKVIVWADNTTQFYGNINARGNTAGGFVEISGKQNLIFRGNVDLSAQNGNTGTLLLDPENIVIVPGSGAPEDSEIADGEILFSEGTGTFTISQNALESLSGTANIKLEATNDITIEPLTDGKLTFAPGTGTVTFTADADIDGVGSFTMNSTDTIRAEGRNISINAASITAGNIDTSSVNNGGEINLNTSNGAGDITTANINSYSEGAGAGGTVTLNAGGALQTGGIKASSILGNGGQININAGENINAASIDSSSTQGSAGGNITVNSNNGSLTTHITTSANEGNSGAISIDVAGDLNNSSFSSNSSMGNGGNINLTSRNGGINNTNISSYSWANQGGNINVNVAGDINSDTTGYSYFWSNGNLQGGNINITSQQGSIDAANIEINSLSGSGASGNISITAQNSLKTGNIITYAETIAGNVTLTSINGNVDTSNGIIDTYSTSGQHGKLLINANTGSILLGNIYQNINLVDGGSDNPFINTSSGNISSDTSTINNATGQVSLSAHNDITISEPIISSTISSLELRAGRSININANIDTSAAAGNISLLANNDALFFTRRDPGPGNITMAAGTSLNAGSGNINLQLGNLGEIGNITLNNLNTTGSVSINANGGNILQTDSNSLINANTATFETRNVGGIGSEASPLQININNLEAKTDYGGVFLYSPTQGITIGGASNSLEGIRSLRKGDISLKAAGDINITEAINTDFSRGNSGNISLTSTDGSINISNFISTRGGNINITASDKIDASGYSISSYTFFGKTGDVALHAGGDIQVSVIDNSSDDGTAGSISLTSDTGNINTNIPLINNEGSPALTSFSSNANGGNITLSAPAGNITTGSLSLYGYLRAGNVNISAGNVNINSGGIINASQDILSYSDIGIGGDVTLQSTGNINTNNIRTEGPTQSGNVSIISNNGAITTSAIETLAPNGTAGNITLNTFTTSGNITTTNITSSGSQGSGNIIIDSANNVFSTTVSSNSNNGNSGDVIVNADEDVNTGDVSSNGGNNSGDVSVNAGNNANTGNVSSTANDGNSGNTTVTAGNEINAGDISSNATDNSGNTTVAAGNNANLGDVSSTSNTGTSGNTTVTAGNDINAGNISTAGNINSGNVTVNSGGDIKTDIISSNANQGTAGNILVDAVNNIQTDNILTSSNSGGGDITVNAGNNANTGNISITSQQGNSGNATINTGNNANTGNISITSQQGNSGNATVNAGNDANIGNISTTSQQGDSGNATVNAGNNANTGNISIISQQGNSGNAAINAGGNIQTGDINSTGNTGSGNISLTSENGTLTAGNLSSVSTEGNSGNINVAAQGNTTTGNILSSGRTDSGDISVTSQQGTVTTNNITSISTEQNSGNITVEAAQNVTTGNISSIGEQNSGNITVTSREGAVNTGDIQSLANLGEAGQIALSSKTGITTGTVISRGNQNSTILQTDNQNSELKPEKVFASKVENSNNNTANNLLNGLANPNRNNNQIATNTNQIIEQIERNRTEEYTNYFGQDIATQPVTTDNIRNILSKIAATTGTRSGIIYVTTLDNELELILFTPEGEPVRRTIPGVDKENLLITVLNFRLFLTDPLRRNNSYLPSSKQLYTWLISPIEAELQNQKINNILFSMDSGLRGLPIAALHDGKQFLIEKYSIGLIPSVSLMDSRYQSIQNSPVLAMGASEFQTLSPLPSVPVELAIITQQQGGKVFLNEGFTRENIQTQRQNNPYQIVHFATHAEFIADDIHNSFMQLWDEQLPLNDLRQLRLNQPQVQLLVLSACRTAVGDEKAELGFAGLAVRTGVKSALASLWYVSDQGTLGLMSEFYKNLENVPIKAEALRQAQLAMLRGQVGIQNKNLQPTDASENNLSTSFKIQQNLDLSHPYFWSGFTMIGSPW